From Pagrus major chromosome 2, Pma_NU_1.0, one genomic window encodes:
- the nkapd1 gene encoding uncharacterized protein NKAPD1 isoform X4: MSKQPLGKTLLRNVIRHTDAHNKIQEEMEMWKMRGMEVQMSQHKPFSDKDSVRRQMHCDRVSDQPRDLSKSRVSEHDDRDARCWTRKLYEFESNDPDRWGHSGFKELYPEEFGSDSEKSSDAKNIGRHKVKKPKSKKSSKKKKKKKKKKDEGEKRKRAESTSSSDDSSNTKDKQRRKRTKGRHKNKKTAKTRGREEDSSSGDSNDEYERDRRTHSRKRRKQDSHKDSDSGPNSKKKRRKNWKAAGVESSHDSSGD; this comes from the exons AtccaggaggagatggagatgtGGAAAATGCGAGGCATGGAGGTCCAAATGTCCCAACACAAACCTTTTTCAGATAAAGACAGTGTCAG GAGGCAAATGCACTGTGACCGAGTGTCGGATCAACCCAGGGACCTGAGTAAAAGCAGAGTCTCAGAACATGATGACAGAGACGCTCGATGCTGGACTCGCAAACTGTATGAATTTGAGTCCAATGATCCTGACAG GTGGGGACATAGTGGCTTCAAGGAGCTTTATCCGGAGGAGTTTGGAAGTGACAG tgaaaaaaGCAGTGACGCAAAGAATATCGGGCGccacaaagtgaaaaagccaaagtccaaaaaatcctccaaaaagaagaaaaaaaaaaagaagaagaaagatgagGGAGAAAAGCGTAAGAGAGCAGAGTCCACGagcagcagcgatgacagcagTAATACTAAAGacaagcagaggaggaaaaggacTAAAGGTCgacataaaaacaagaaaactgcCAAaaccagagggagagaggaggacagcagCTCAGGGGACAGTAATGATGAGTATGAGAGGGACAGACGGACTCACAGTCGTAAAAGGCGAAAGCAGGACTCCCACAAAGACTCAGACTCAGGGCCAAACtcaaaaaagaagaggaggaaaaactggAAAGCAGCGGGTGTGGAGAGCTCCCATGACAGTTCAGGAGACTGA
- the nkapd1 gene encoding uncharacterized protein NKAPD1 isoform X3: MLLLKSKKTLQNVPVSWHSLMFLIVDPLQIQEEMEMWKMRGMEVQMSQHKPFSDKDSVRRQMHCDRVSDQPRDLSKSRVSEHDDRDARCWTRKLYEFESNDPDRWGHSGFKELYPEEFGSDSEKSSDAKNIGRHKVKKPKSKKSSKKKKKKKKKKDEGEKRKRAESTSSSDDSSNTKDKQRRKRTKGRHKNKKTAKTRGREEDSSSGDSNDEYERDRRTHSRKRRKQDSHKDSDSGPNSKKKRRKNWKAAGVESSHDSSGD; this comes from the exons ATGCTTTTGTTGAAGTCAAAGAAAACTCTTCAGAATGTACCTGTGTCTTGGcattctttaatgtttttaattgttgacCCACTGCAGAtccaggaggagatggagatgtGGAAAATGCGAGGCATGGAGGTCCAAATGTCCCAACACAAACCTTTTTCAGATAAAGACAGTGTCAG GAGGCAAATGCACTGTGACCGAGTGTCGGATCAACCCAGGGACCTGAGTAAAAGCAGAGTCTCAGAACATGATGACAGAGACGCTCGATGCTGGACTCGCAAACTGTATGAATTTGAGTCCAATGATCCTGACAG GTGGGGACATAGTGGCTTCAAGGAGCTTTATCCGGAGGAGTTTGGAAGTGACAG tgaaaaaaGCAGTGACGCAAAGAATATCGGGCGccacaaagtgaaaaagccaaagtccaaaaaatcctccaaaaagaagaaaaaaaaaaagaagaagaaagatgagGGAGAAAAGCGTAAGAGAGCAGAGTCCACGagcagcagcgatgacagcagTAATACTAAAGacaagcagaggaggaaaaggacTAAAGGTCgacataaaaacaagaaaactgcCAAaaccagagggagagaggaggacagcagCTCAGGGGACAGTAATGATGAGTATGAGAGGGACAGACGGACTCACAGTCGTAAAAGGCGAAAGCAGGACTCCCACAAAGACTCAGACTCAGGGCCAAACtcaaaaaagaagaggaggaaaaactggAAAGCAGCGGGTGTGGAGAGCTCCCATGACAGTTCAGGAGACTGA